In a genomic window of Chrysemys picta bellii isolate R12L10 chromosome 1, ASM1138683v2, whole genome shotgun sequence:
- the LOC122174811 gene encoding protein p13 MTCP-1-like, producing MQAIPPPDRLWAWCPGVYHDEQGQVWVAVLRKDPETGILWARVRAEQVLLGDSWTRSQFPLSPLPHLWQWCPRGLYRAAGGIGEDEWWLESHQVVSGVPEILLRQLHR from the exons ATGCAGGCTATTCCTCCTCCTGACCGACTATGGGCCTGGTGCCCAGGAGTATACCATGATGAGCAGGGCCAGGTGTGGGTGGCTGTGCTCAGGAAA GATCCAGAGACGGGCATCCTGTGGGCCAGGGTGCGAGCTGAGCAGGTCCTTCTGGGGGATTCCTGGACTCGGAGTCAGTTCCCCCTCTCACCCCTACCCCATCTGTGGCAGTGGTGCCCTCGTGGGCTCTACCGTGCAGCTGGGGGGATAGGAGAAGATGAATGGTGGCTGGAGAGCCATCAGGTG gtCTCTGGTGTCCCAGAGATACTTCTCCGCCAACTACACAGATGA